The genomic region CGAGGAGTTGGCCAATTTGGGAATCGGTGAATTTTTGATGGGCTAATTGGCGGAGAGTAGCGATCTGCCGACCTCTGGCAGTTGCCCCACCGGCCGGCATATAAGTTGCTTGATCCCAGTACAGTAAGGATACGGCTGATTCGATATCGTTAATTTCGCTGAGAAGGCTTTTCAGTTGTTCGTATTGGGGTAACGCCGGCGGAGTCGCTGGGCTAATGCTTTTGTCGGAAGTTTGCATGGGGAGAGTCTTGGGGGAGTGAGAGGCTAATTTTTACTTGGGGGCGGGTGTTTTATTTGTGCCGCAGATAACTTTTTGAGAGGGTCAAAGTTGAGCAAATCTGTTTTTTATCTTCTCGCAGAGGATTTTTATTTCAAAATGCCCGGATAGTTAAATTTTACATCCCAAAAATTTGTGATCAGTATCAACTTGGCGTGGCTATGAACCGGCCTTGTGTGTTGGGGTGCCGGTGTAAGCAAAAAGTAAAATTTTTTGCCTCCGGGTAGCTTATTTTTAATTTTCCCAAAATTTTGACTTTCTATCAATCTCTGGGGGGCTGGATTAAAGCACGAAATCGGCCATCTTTACGAATTTTTTCAAAGTCGGGATCGGTTCTCGCCATGTCTCGATATCTGTCTGGGTTGAGGTTGATAGCTACTTGGAGGCTGTCGGTGGCTAATTTTGTTTGATATTGCAAAGCATAACAGCAGGCTTTGTTATACCAAATTAGGGCGTTTTTTTGCTCTAGGGCTAAGGCTTCATTGTAGCTGTCAATAGCATTTTCATACCGGCCTAATTTACCCAGGGCGTTGCCTCGGTTTGTCCAGGCTTCATAGTTATTTGGTTTGACAATTAAAGATTTATCGTAGCTAATAATAGCTTCTCGATATTGCCCTAATTCGTATAAAGCAATTCCTCGATTATTCCATACTTCCCAGTCGTCGGGTTTAAGGGCGAGGGCTTTATCATAGCTGGCGACGGCAGCTTGATATCGTCCGAGTTTGCGTAGGGATATAGCGCGATTATTCCAGGCGTTAGATAAATTAGGCTTAATGATAAGGGCACGATCATAACAGCGAATAGCGTCTTGATAGCGTTCAACTTTTTCGAGGGCGATGCCGCGATTATTCCATGCTTCTGCTAGGTTTGGATTGAACGCTATTGCTCGATCATAGCTTTTGATCGCTTCCATGTATTGGCCGAGTTTTTCGAGGGCGACTCCGCGATCATTCCAGATGTTTGCATCGTCGGGGTTTTCGCTTAGGTGTTGGTCGTATTCGGCTAGGATTTGTTCAAGGGATTGTTTTGTGTTTTCCATTGTTGAGTTTTAAGGTTTATTGTAGGTTTTTTGGCCGGCGGAATGCTTGCTGTCTGCTTCGCAGTTTTTCTGTGCTTTTTTCCCAGTAGGCGAGTTCTTCTTCTATTGTTGTCATGTTATTAATTTTTTTGAGTATCTGTTGAACTGCTTTATATTTCATTTCTACGCAGTCAAACAATTTGCATTTTTCTGTGATGGCTTGAGGTTCTAAAAAAGGTAAAATTTGGCCGGTGCTTAGGCTTTCCCGACGGAGATTTTGTTGTTTTTTGCGTAAAATTTCTGTTTTTTCTTGCCAGTAAGTATATTGTTGCTCTATATTGATAGGTTTAATTTTTTGCAAAGATTCTGTACTTTTATCGGGGGTATTTTGAGGGTTATTTTTCGTCATAGGTGATGACTTCTAAAGGTGAGTAAATGGCGATTTGTGAGTAGCCTTCAAGGAGATTGATGGCGTTATAAAAACGGATTTTTTTATAGTGTACAAGGTTTTTAAAGTCCCAGCTTACAATGGCAAAACATTCGGAGACGGTGGCCATTGCGACGTGAAGGGCATCGAGAATCAATTCTGGAGGGATGCTTTGGGCGTCGAGGTAGGCTTGATGCAGTTTCCAGACATCTCCGCTGAGGTTGACTATGCCGGCGAGTCCGATGGTTTTTTCATAAAAGTCTTTAAGTTGAGGAGGGCCGGTTTCGATTTCGTTTTGGACAACTGCGGAGGTGACGAGGCGAAATTTGCCGGTTTGGACTTCGTGAAAAAATGCTCGGCTTGGTTTTTCATATTCTGGGTCAAAAACGCCGCCAAAAATTGTAGTGTCTGCATATACCCGAAGGATGCGGCTGTTCATTTTTGTGGAGTTTTTTACTTGTTTTTGTATGTCGGGTGCCAAGTAGAAATAGCTTTTTTGATATCTACAGGTGCGCTGGCTATTTCTGCCTTTTGCAAATTTAGCAAAAAATGGTCGCTGCTGGCGCCCTTGGTTTCCACCACCGGCTACATGAATAAAGCGGGCCTCTGCCGGCTGGATACAACCCTGTTTTTTCGACGACAGAAAAAGAACATCGAAGCGATAAAGTTTAGTTACTGACGCCGTGACAACGCCTAAAACTCTCCATTTTCACGAATATTGTAAAAATTCCTATCTGTTTTTGTCATTTCCCGGCCTTCATCAGCATTTAAGTTAATGGTTTGCTTGAGGTTTTAAATCACTCTATTTAACGCTTTTCCTAAAACTCTCAATTCCTCTAACGATAAACCTAGACAAGGCCGCGCATCCACCGGCTCATAAACTTACCCTATCAGCGGCTATTTTTTAACTTCTCTTGATAAGGCTTTTCCAAAGTTGCCGGTAGCGTGTTATCAGCAAAGCAAACAGAAAGACACCCAAGCAAGATACCGGCCCCTAGAGATTCTAATAAAAAAATAGCCGGCAAAAACCGGCTCTCAATGCCTACTAAATTTTAACTACCCCTAACCTACACCAAAACCCCCAAACTTGCCCGATGTTCTCTGCTAATTTCTAACACCCAATTCACCACCTCAGCATACTCATCAAACTGTTCTTTCTGCGACTTAAACAACTGCAAAGCAACATTCAAAGACCCTTCATCCAAACAAGACTTAATTACACAAACCCAACCCCGCGCCCATTCCCAAGCCCGATCTAGCCCCGCCAAATCGCCTTTTAACTCACTCACTCGCAAACGTTGCCGGTCTAAAACCTCCCGCAAACGTTGCCGGTGTGCCAGTGGATAAGGATAACTCATTAAATCTTCCTCCACCAACCAAATTAACTCCTCCAAAACCTGCCAACTCTGGCAACTTTCCAACAACTCAATAACCGCCATCATCCAACTTTGCAAAACTCGATAGCTGCCAAATCTTCCGCCTTCCCCCGCAACTACAACCAAAAACAAATTCGGCCATTTCCAAGCATCCTCAGCCCGCTTATCTTCTGGTTTCGGTTCCGGCAAATAAACCTCTTCTATCGGCTTTTCAATACCCCGCGCAATATCCGCCAACGGAATAGAAATTTGGCGGGGATCAATCACCTCTACTAACCTTTTTCCCCGCAATTCTTCCTTTAAAATTTCCGGCTTTTTAGCCAACAATTCTCGCAAAATCATAGAAATTTCCTGCTACTTTTTAAATCAACAAACTACCTCAAACCTTGACAGAAAACCATAAAAAATCCCCAGCCTAACCGAACGCTAAGAGACAACAAAAGCTAACCTCTTTCGCCCGCAGACTTGCGTTTATTTCCTGGTTTTATAGAGTATTTAAAATTGCAATGTCTTCACATTATAGCACAAATTGGAAAATTATTGATTTTTTAGTCAAGTAATTTAATAAATAGTTACAAGCTCATCGCTTAGGGTTGAAAGCGGGTCGGTTTCAACCCCACAGCAGCATCAACGCCCAAACAAGGCCAAAAAACGCTCATCCTCACGGATGCCATCAAAAGCAGGCTCAGCCATCGCTTGCTGGTCGTATTCACCCGGAACCAAAAACAACGCCTCTCCCAAACACTTCACAGCCGCCTCAATTTCCTCTCGCATCGCCGCATAGCAAGCCTTGCCATACCAAGCCTCAGCCGCGTAAATATTCAACTCCAGCGCCCGATCATAACTCTTTTTCGCCTCCTCCAACCGGCCAGCAAAAAGCAAAGCCCAACCGCGATAAATCCACGCATCCTCATATTCCGGTTGAATGCTTATCGCATGATCATAAAAACTCAACGCCTGATCATAACGTCCGCACTGCAAACAAACATCACCTTTGCGATAAATAGCCCAGTAATCACCGTTTCGC from Ancylothrix sp. D3o harbors:
- a CDS encoding tetratricopeptide repeat protein, yielding MENTKQSLEQILAEYDQHLSENPDDANIWNDRGVALEKLGQYMEAIKSYDRAIAFNPNLAEAWNNRGIALEKVERYQDAIRCYDRALIIKPNLSNAWNNRAISLRKLGRYQAAVASYDKALALKPDDWEVWNNRGIALYELGQYREAIISYDKSLIVKPNNYEAWTNRGNALGKLGRYENAIDSYNEALALEQKNALIWYNKACCYALQYQTKLATDSLQVAINLNPDRYRDMARTDPDFEKIRKDGRFRALIQPPRD